A stretch of Solenopsis invicta isolate M01_SB chromosome 9, UNIL_Sinv_3.0, whole genome shotgun sequence DNA encodes these proteins:
- the LOC105207409 gene encoding neuropeptide-like 1 isoform X1 yields MMGFTRSYLVSLFLYISIVNEIRQPAVTCQDEEGSQCIPKKIFLALLRLPEVSSNLAAYSRTARIIQETKNHNDMAHLKALSSEENDDAEICIPSSVYLELFRDPALRGHLSVMARTHKLPEFPGRLLDEEIDSRDLIPESEKRSLATLAKNDDLPVTIQERDDDGDGDDDEKRSIVPRHDTDEIMRSLWDDEYRRRMSGLYDYLADLDPEVDEYPLDKRNVGSLARDFALPTGRRHIGSVARDYGLPSGKRNIGSLARQRMLPLGGKRNVASLARYSNLPQTGKRNVAALARDSSLPYGKRYLGSLVRNGYPVRVYDDSKRNVASLARNADWPDFMKRGGSAPGRMMVRVLNRHGRSLSDDHETRSDPLDLQQLIRQGHDNGNDAKANVAGNWQLAPFIVAEELDESKAKNRSNRRIDAATSQTRHKRQIDFTDEYALPVVQNTNMLDYEDMLEALADHYPNAEKRFMGSAPEVPAVSGYPEVLQLSKRHIGALARLGWLPSFRAPRFSRSPRYLVEREDPADGSSSNYTPNASSRSLRPIFIPDTRYLQFLHGDCRHGFKRFLLPDIDNYLRTSNSRIASRSM; encoded by the exons GTAACATGCCAGGACGAAGAAGGCAGCCAATGCATACCAAAGAAGATCTTCCTAGCGTTGCTGCGTTTACCGGAAGTCAGCTCGAATCTGGCGGCGTATTCGAGGACGGCGAGGATTATTCAAGAGACCAAGAATCATAACGACATGGCCCATTTGAAAGCACTCAGTTCCGAGGAGAACGACGATGCTGAGATCTGTATACCCAGTAGCGTCTATCTAGAGCTCTTCAGAGATCCGGCGTTACGTGGACATCTCAGCGTCATGGCGCGTACTCACAAGCTACCCGAATTTCCCGGACGTCTTCTGGACGAGGAGATTGATTCGCGGGATCTGATTCCCGAATCGGAAAAACGCAGCCTCGCTACTTTGGCCAAGAATGATGACTTGCCGGTTACCATACAGGAACGTGACGACGACGGAGATGGAGACGACGATGAGAAGAGAAGCATCGTTCCTAG GCACGATACGGACGAGATAATGCGCTCATTATGGGATGATGAGTATCGCCGACGAATGTCCGGGCTCTACGACTATCTGGCCGATCTGGACCCGGAAGTGGACGAGTACCCGTTGGACAAACGTAACGTCGGCTCTCTGGCGCGAGACTTCGCATTACCCACGGGCAGACGTCACATCGGCTCGGTGGCTCGAGATTACGGTTTGCCGAGTGGCAAGAGGAACATCGGCTCCTTGGCCAGGCAGAGGATGCTGCCTTTGGGCGGCAAGAGGAACGTCGCTTCTCTGGCAAGATACTCCAATCTACCGCAGACCGGTAAGAGGAACGTCGCCGCGCTGGCCAGAGACTCCTCCCTGCCCTATGGCAAGCGATATCTCGGTTCGCTGGTCCGAAACGGCTATCCGGTCCGCGTATACGACGACAGCAAGCGCAACGTCGCCTCGTTGGCCAGGAACGCTGACTGGCCCGATTTCATGAAGCGAGGCGGCTCCGCACCAGGCAGAATGATGGTCCGAGTGCTCAACCGTCACGGGAGGTCCCTGAGCGATGATCACGAGACGCGCAGCGATCCCTTGGACCTTCAGCAGCTTATCAGGCAGGGCCACGACAACGGGAACGATGCCAAGGCGAACGTTGCCGGCAACTGGCAACTCGCGCCCTTCATCGTCGCGGAGGAGCTCGACGAGAGCAAGGCGAAGAACAGGTCGAACAGGAGGATCGATGCCGCAACTTCGCAAACGAGACACAAACGACAGATCGACTTTACCGATGAGTACGCGCTGCCCGTCGTGCAGAACACCAACATGCTCGACTACGAGGACATGCTCGAGGCGCTTGCCGATCATTACCCGAACGCGGAGAAGAGGTTCATGG GTTCCGCGCCGGAGGTGCCGGCCGTCTCGGGCTACCCTGAAGTATTGCAACTGAGTAAGAGACATATCGGGGCCCTCGCACGCCTCGGCTGGCTCCCGTCGTTCCGTGCACCACGATTCTCTCGGTCACCGCGATATCTGGTCGAAAG GGAGGATCCCGCAGATGGGTCCTCGTCCAACTACACCCCCAACGCGTCGTCTCGGTCGCTAAGGCCGATCTTCATCCCGGATACCCGCTACCTGCAGTTCCTACACGGAGATTGTCGACATGGCTTCAAGAGGTTCCTGTTACCGGACATCGATAACTACCTGCGGACGTCGAACTCCCGCATCGCGTCCCGTTCCATGTAA
- the LOC105207409 gene encoding neuropeptide-like 1 isoform X2, with amino-acid sequence MMGFTRSYLVSLFLYISIVNEIRQPAVTCQDEEGSQCIPKKIFLALLRLPEVSSNLAAYSRTARIIQETKNHNDMAHLKALSSEENDDAEICIPSSVYLELFRDPALRGHLSVMARTHKLPEFPGRLLDEEIDSRDLIPESEKRSLATLAKNDDLPVTIQERDDDGDGDDDEKRSIVPRHDTDEIMRSLWDDEYRRRMSGLYDYLADLDPEVDEYPLDKRNVGSLARDFALPTGRRHIGSVARDYGLPSGKRNIGSLARQRMLPLGGKRNVASLARYSNLPQTGKRNVAALARDSSLPYGKRYLGSLVRNGYPVRVYDDSKRNVASLARNADWPDFMKRGGSAPGRMMVRVLNRHGRSLSDDHETRSDPLDLQQLIRQGHDNGNDAKANVAGNWQLAPFIVAEELDESKAKNRSNRRIDAATSQTRHKRQIDFTDEYALPVVQNTNMLDYEDMLEALADHYPNAEKRFMGRIPQMGPRPTTPPTRRLGR; translated from the exons GTAACATGCCAGGACGAAGAAGGCAGCCAATGCATACCAAAGAAGATCTTCCTAGCGTTGCTGCGTTTACCGGAAGTCAGCTCGAATCTGGCGGCGTATTCGAGGACGGCGAGGATTATTCAAGAGACCAAGAATCATAACGACATGGCCCATTTGAAAGCACTCAGTTCCGAGGAGAACGACGATGCTGAGATCTGTATACCCAGTAGCGTCTATCTAGAGCTCTTCAGAGATCCGGCGTTACGTGGACATCTCAGCGTCATGGCGCGTACTCACAAGCTACCCGAATTTCCCGGACGTCTTCTGGACGAGGAGATTGATTCGCGGGATCTGATTCCCGAATCGGAAAAACGCAGCCTCGCTACTTTGGCCAAGAATGATGACTTGCCGGTTACCATACAGGAACGTGACGACGACGGAGATGGAGACGACGATGAGAAGAGAAGCATCGTTCCTAG GCACGATACGGACGAGATAATGCGCTCATTATGGGATGATGAGTATCGCCGACGAATGTCCGGGCTCTACGACTATCTGGCCGATCTGGACCCGGAAGTGGACGAGTACCCGTTGGACAAACGTAACGTCGGCTCTCTGGCGCGAGACTTCGCATTACCCACGGGCAGACGTCACATCGGCTCGGTGGCTCGAGATTACGGTTTGCCGAGTGGCAAGAGGAACATCGGCTCCTTGGCCAGGCAGAGGATGCTGCCTTTGGGCGGCAAGAGGAACGTCGCTTCTCTGGCAAGATACTCCAATCTACCGCAGACCGGTAAGAGGAACGTCGCCGCGCTGGCCAGAGACTCCTCCCTGCCCTATGGCAAGCGATATCTCGGTTCGCTGGTCCGAAACGGCTATCCGGTCCGCGTATACGACGACAGCAAGCGCAACGTCGCCTCGTTGGCCAGGAACGCTGACTGGCCCGATTTCATGAAGCGAGGCGGCTCCGCACCAGGCAGAATGATGGTCCGAGTGCTCAACCGTCACGGGAGGTCCCTGAGCGATGATCACGAGACGCGCAGCGATCCCTTGGACCTTCAGCAGCTTATCAGGCAGGGCCACGACAACGGGAACGATGCCAAGGCGAACGTTGCCGGCAACTGGCAACTCGCGCCCTTCATCGTCGCGGAGGAGCTCGACGAGAGCAAGGCGAAGAACAGGTCGAACAGGAGGATCGATGCCGCAACTTCGCAAACGAGACACAAACGACAGATCGACTTTACCGATGAGTACGCGCTGCCCGTCGTGCAGAACACCAACATGCTCGACTACGAGGACATGCTCGAGGCGCTTGCCGATCATTACCCGAACGCGGAGAAGAGGTTCATGG GGAGGATCCCGCAGATGGGTCCTCGTCCAACTACACCCCCAACGCGTCGTCTCGGTCGCTAA